A genome region from Natronobeatus ordinarius includes the following:
- a CDS encoding pyridoxal phosphate-dependent aminotransferase, giving the protein MEYETPLFFHVMGYAARADGDVIDMVSGNPDWEPPAALREALHEYADLEPDAFQYPPSEGMYELREEIAARRGVDVEEVVITHGAGEANYLAMARALERDSGSEIVLTDPVYSYYPGKTTMLGGTPRYVATAADGQLDPADVRDVASAETAAIVANSPNNPTGAVYPEETMRELVEIAEEYDAILISDEVYDHYDLSGNFTSALAFDSDHRIVTNAFSKSMAITGFRVGYAIFPPHLVENAKSRHMLVNVAGSRPSQYAVYHALRETGPEYYEANRDLLRERVDSFTAALDAAGAEYTRPEGSFYVMARFEGFPGTLENTERLIDEAGVAGMPGEAFGSARSDWLRFALVTPRVDKAAERLAAYFE; this is encoded by the coding sequence ATGGAGTACGAGACGCCCCTGTTCTTCCACGTGATGGGGTACGCGGCGCGAGCAGACGGTGACGTGATCGACATGGTTAGCGGCAATCCGGATTGGGAGCCGCCAGCGGCGCTCCGGGAGGCCCTGCACGAGTACGCCGACCTCGAGCCAGACGCCTTCCAGTACCCGCCGAGTGAGGGGATGTACGAGCTGCGCGAGGAGATCGCCGCCCGTCGCGGCGTCGACGTCGAGGAGGTGGTGATCACCCACGGGGCGGGGGAGGCGAACTACCTCGCGATGGCGCGGGCGCTCGAGCGCGATTCGGGATCCGAGATCGTCCTCACCGACCCCGTTTACTCGTACTATCCCGGCAAGACGACGATGCTCGGCGGAACCCCCCGGTACGTCGCGACGGCGGCGGACGGGCAACTCGACCCCGCGGACGTCCGCGACGTGGCGAGCGCCGAGACGGCGGCGATCGTCGCCAACTCGCCGAACAATCCCACGGGGGCAGTCTACCCCGAGGAGACGATGCGTGAACTCGTCGAAATCGCCGAAGAGTACGACGCAATCTTGATCAGCGACGAGGTGTACGACCACTACGACCTCTCGGGGAACTTCACGAGCGCGCTCGCGTTCGACTCCGATCACCGGATCGTCACCAACGCCTTCTCGAAGTCGATGGCGATCACGGGCTTTCGGGTCGGCTACGCCATCTTTCCACCTCACCTCGTCGAGAACGCCAAGAGCCGCCACATGCTCGTCAACGTCGCCGGGAGCCGGCCGTCGCAGTACGCGGTGTACCACGCCCTGCGCGAGACCGGGCCCGAGTACTACGAGGCGAATCGCGACCTCCTTCGCGAGCGGGTCGACTCGTTCACCGCCGCCCTCGACGCCGCCGGGGCCGAGTACACCCGCCCCGAGGGCTCGTTCTACGTAATGGCCCGATTCGAGGGGTTTCCAGGGACGCTCGAGAACACCGAACGGCTGATCGACGAGGCCGGCGTCGCCGGGATGCCTGGCGAAGCGTTCGGGAGCGCCCGTTCAGACTGGCTGCGCTTCGCGCTCGTCACCCCACGGGTCGACAAGGCCGCCGAGCGACTGGCGGCGTACTTCGAGTAG
- a CDS encoding SDR family NAD(P)-dependent oxidoreductase: protein MSQEQLSAPEVTRDRIHTVDDESFVEENVCIVTGAASGIGRATSLVAAANGLTVAATDLDEEGLEGTVSKGETLEVAGSIEPIAGNLAVDADLERLVEEAASLGDVKYLANVAGLQHIDSIDEFPMEIYDQIHDVMLRAPIYLSKLCIPHFRETSDGRGCVGNMASVHGHYVTSDKVAYNVSKFGLRGLTQSIAAEGDGKIRSFSVSTGYVKTPLVTNQLADTAEQRGISVDEVIQDVMLGQSRVKEMMEPVDVANLFLVGFSRLGRHLDGGDLLFDGGMTLTYE from the coding sequence ATGTCTCAGGAGCAACTCTCAGCGCCGGAAGTCACCCGCGATCGAATCCACACCGTCGACGACGAGTCGTTCGTCGAGGAGAACGTCTGTATCGTTACCGGAGCGGCCTCCGGGATCGGACGGGCGACCTCGCTCGTCGCGGCGGCCAACGGCCTCACAGTCGCTGCGACCGACCTCGACGAGGAGGGGCTCGAGGGAACGGTCTCGAAGGGAGAGACACTCGAGGTCGCCGGATCGATCGAGCCCATTGCCGGCAACCTCGCGGTCGACGCCGACCTCGAGCGGCTCGTCGAGGAGGCGGCGAGTCTCGGTGACGTGAAGTACCTCGCGAACGTCGCCGGCCTCCAACACATCGACAGCATCGATGAGTTTCCGATGGAAATCTACGACCAGATCCACGACGTGATGCTCAGAGCGCCGATCTACCTCTCGAAGCTGTGCATTCCACACTTTCGCGAGACGAGCGACGGGCGGGGCTGTGTCGGGAACATGGCCTCGGTCCACGGCCACTACGTGACGAGCGACAAGGTCGCGTACAACGTCTCGAAGTTCGGCCTGCGCGGGCTCACCCAGTCGATCGCCGCCGAAGGAGACGGAAAGATCCGGTCGTTCTCGGTCAGCACGGGCTACGTGAAGACGCCGCTGGTCACGAACCAGCTGGCGGATACCGCCGAGCAGCGCGGTATCAGCGTCGACGAAGTGATTCAGGACGTCATGCTCGGCCAGTCTCGAGTCAAGGAGATGATGGAGCCAGTCGACGTTGCGAATCTCTTTCTCGTCGGCTTCTCGCGGCTCGGCCGCCACCTCGACGGCGGCGACCTCCTGTTCGACGGCGGGATGACGTTGACCTACGAGTGA